Proteins found in one Synechococcus sp. LA31 genomic segment:
- a CDS encoding asparagine synthetase B yields the protein MCGILFVDDSNKTFTKSHLSSALHRQTWRGPDNTGEAIFNEGRVYLGHNRLSIIAPEPTANQPMQTDRYAIIFNGEIYNYKYLQNHLRLECSLDSDTEVLLRGFEMIGVSIFPLLEGMFALVIYDKLKNTWHVARDHAGIKPLFYHQTKQLTVFASEPSAINNLISSSIDYSSIEEWKLVRRPAIGYTFFEDIFEFPCASYKSSYDSNPTKYWSPSESSVLLTTESYSREIASAVNSHLVGDCAYTTLLSGGLDSAVITKIANPSMAYTVGLDTNNEFSEAYDTAVVVGCDLKQVCITIDQLNENWKYLTQLRGEPLSLPNEALIYEVCRATQPEQKIILSGEGADETLLGYSRIFEWADNISDFTPVDFLLRYGYCNKIHEPKLGRLIDYIIKLKDGKTPFEFVEDFFLGFHLPCLLRRMDFASMAASKEVRVPFVSKRLISLCYRQNVELRMGKNYINPKKPLRELSRNLGLVGASRRKKIGFEASSHRSTPKSVSYSAFQSSTLSHFLK from the coding sequence ATGTGCGGAATTCTTTTTGTCGATGATAGTAACAAGACTTTCACGAAGAGCCACCTTTCCAGTGCGCTTCACCGCCAAACCTGGCGCGGTCCAGACAATACAGGAGAAGCTATCTTTAACGAAGGAAGAGTCTATTTGGGGCATAACCGCCTCTCGATTATTGCACCTGAGCCAACAGCCAATCAGCCGATGCAAACCGACCGATATGCAATTATATTCAATGGGGAAATCTATAACTACAAATATCTACAAAATCATCTTCGCCTTGAATGCAGTCTTGACTCAGATACTGAGGTCCTCCTGAGAGGATTTGAAATGATTGGAGTAAGCATATTTCCCCTGCTCGAAGGTATGTTTGCCCTTGTTATATATGACAAGCTCAAAAATACTTGGCATGTCGCTCGTGACCATGCCGGAATAAAGCCACTATTCTATCACCAGACAAAACAACTAACAGTATTTGCCTCCGAACCTTCTGCTATAAATAACTTGATATCATCATCGATCGATTACTCATCCATTGAAGAGTGGAAGCTTGTTCGGAGACCAGCTATTGGCTATACTTTCTTCGAAGATATATTTGAGTTCCCTTGCGCTTCGTATAAGTCTTCTTACGATAGCAACCCAACGAAATATTGGTCCCCCTCCGAATCAAGCGTATTACTTACTACAGAGTCATACTCGCGAGAGATAGCCTCTGCAGTCAATTCCCACCTTGTAGGAGACTGTGCATATACAACGTTACTTAGTGGAGGTCTAGATAGTGCTGTTATTACCAAAATAGCAAATCCATCCATGGCGTATACTGTGGGCCTCGATACTAACAATGAATTTAGCGAAGCCTATGACACTGCAGTGGTAGTTGGCTGCGATCTCAAACAAGTCTGCATTACCATTGATCAATTAAATGAGAATTGGAAATACCTTACCCAGCTAAGAGGCGAGCCACTTTCCCTTCCTAATGAAGCTCTTATATATGAAGTATGTCGGGCTACTCAGCCAGAACAAAAAATCATTCTCTCTGGAGAAGGAGCAGACGAGACACTACTAGGCTATTCACGTATATTCGAATGGGCTGACAATATTAGTGACTTCACCCCTGTTGATTTCTTGCTGAGGTATGGATATTGTAACAAAATCCATGAGCCAAAACTTGGCAGACTCATTGACTATATAATAAAACTGAAAGATGGTAAAACACCATTCGAGTTTGTAGAAGACTTCTTTTTAGGCTTCCACTTACCCTGTCTATTAAGAAGGATGGACTTTGCTTCCATGGCAGCATCTAAAGAAGTCCGGGTTCCATTTGTCAGCAAAAGACTTATAAGCTTATGCTACCGTCAAAACGTTGAACTTCGCATGGGAAAAAATTATATTAATCCCAAAAAGCCATTAAGAGAGCTGTCGAGGAATCTAGGACTCGTTGGAGCAAGTCGTCGTAAAAAGATCGGCTTCGAAGCCTCCTCCCATCGATCAACTCCAAAATCTGTATCCTACAGTGCCTTTCAGTCCTCTACGCTGAGTCATTTCTTAAAATGA
- a CDS encoding glycosyltransferase, translated as MKKILIVTSVSTTLALILKDQPSYLSNYFDVSTASGHDPLCDHLISDARTTHYFLPIRRKFSPLNDVFAILGMIILIKQLKINIIHSYTPKAGLISSIGGFLSKVPVRIHTFTGLHFPYTSSPVKYLYLIHDWLICRFATTVLAESKGVSRDLYSARLLNNPPRVLGNGSIVGVDCEHFSPYITTLRNDYQSSHDTPLKFIYCGRVHKDKGIHDLLRVFTSHLINSSLTIIGPNESDLDFTKEPFCSNQKITYLGMQQDVRPYLLDSDVFILPSYREGFPNVLLEASSMELPIVSSAVSGAEDLITNDYNGWLFSPRDIDKMFQLIQRIETIPRMRLKQMGKNARKRVLELYNQQSVRSHLISFYSLF; from the coding sequence ATGAAGAAGATTCTCATCGTAACTTCCGTAAGCACGACACTAGCCTTGATTCTAAAAGACCAGCCAAGCTACTTATCAAACTACTTTGACGTTTCTACAGCATCTGGTCATGACCCACTCTGCGACCATCTTATATCTGATGCTCGAACAACTCATTACTTCCTCCCAATTAGACGCAAGTTTTCACCACTGAATGACGTATTTGCTATATTAGGCATGATTATACTTATCAAACAGCTGAAGATTAATATTATTCACTCATATACGCCAAAAGCAGGCTTAATATCAAGCATTGGAGGTTTTCTTTCTAAAGTTCCCGTACGCATCCATACATTTACTGGACTACACTTTCCCTATACTTCTTCACCGGTCAAGTATCTTTATCTTATTCACGACTGGTTAATCTGTAGATTTGCAACCACTGTACTTGCTGAAAGCAAGGGCGTTTCTAGGGACCTTTACAGTGCAAGATTATTAAATAATCCCCCAAGAGTTCTTGGAAACGGCAGCATTGTCGGTGTTGACTGTGAGCACTTCTCACCATACATAACTACACTCCGCAATGACTATCAATCAAGTCATGATACCCCGTTAAAATTTATCTATTGTGGACGAGTCCACAAGGACAAAGGAATTCATGACCTTCTCAGAGTATTTACATCTCATCTCATTAACTCTTCTCTCACTATTATTGGGCCCAACGAATCTGATCTTGACTTCACAAAGGAGCCTTTCTGTTCAAACCAGAAGATTACGTATCTGGGCATGCAACAAGATGTGAGGCCATATCTACTAGACTCTGACGTATTTATCCTACCAAGCTATAGAGAAGGATTTCCTAACGTTCTTCTCGAAGCATCATCAATGGAGCTTCCAATAGTGAGTAGCGCTGTGAGCGGCGCAGAAGACCTGATTACAAATGACTATAACGGATGGCTATTTAGCCCCAGAGACATCGATAAAATGTTCCAACTAATACAACGAATTGAGACGATACCACGCATGCGACTAAAACAAATGGGAAAAAATGCACGCAAGAGAGTTCTAGAATTATACAATCAACAATCCGTAAGATCTCACCTCATCAGCTTCTACTCCTTATTTTAA
- a CDS encoding adenylyltransferase/cytidyltransferase family protein, which produces MIIGYTAGVFDLFHVGHVNLLRNAKMLCDRLIVAVSTNELVKYKNKQPVIDFNDRVEVVKACCYVDLVVPQHDLCKIKAHDRYKFNTLFVGDDWLGTPEWKNYEERLLERSVQTIYFPYTKSVSSTLINQILTERRT; this is translated from the coding sequence ATGATTATTGGTTACACAGCCGGTGTCTTTGATCTCTTCCACGTTGGCCATGTGAACTTACTGAGAAATGCAAAAATGCTTTGCGATAGACTAATCGTAGCAGTATCAACAAATGAGCTCGTAAAGTACAAGAATAAGCAACCTGTAATCGACTTTAATGATCGGGTTGAAGTTGTTAAGGCCTGCTGTTACGTGGATCTCGTGGTTCCACAGCATGATCTTTGCAAGATCAAAGCGCATGACAGATATAAATTCAATACTTTGTTTGTAGGCGACGACTGGCTTGGTACTCCTGAGTGGAAGAATTACGAAGAAAGACTTCTGGAAAGATCTGTCCAGACAATTTACTTTCCCTACACAAAGTCAGTTTCATCTACTTTAATTAATCAGATCTTAACCGAACGAAGAACATGA
- a CDS encoding glycosyltransferase family A protein, with amino-acid sequence MLGLTTSLPRAIATRLSTATTPQQSYHSKMSQTSRDMTIAILTCTFNRADKLIRCFNSLEQQTDHGFCWYIIDDGSHDNTFEVVNDFKEISSFRIVFHKQATNNGKHSCLNIGYQLIQETWTLILDSDDMLAKDCIAKLKEAASTKDFRSDSISFLRMDYLSRKIIGTMNIENHTNYIQRLNSPVSGDKAGMHLTAKAKKFSFPVFPGETFMSEMPFFLWFGTRFKTKFINYPGYICEYQSDGLSSKITNSRHACPKSTNFVYSCIANTKEISLRSRLKALINLVRFSDDISSLNSSTFRAIALCLLPIARYYRKFEKRRIGLES; translated from the coding sequence ATGCTGGGCTTGACGACTTCCTTACCACGGGCAATCGCGACTCGCCTCTCGACTGCGACCACCCCGCAACAAAGCTATCATTCCAAAATGAGTCAGACTTCTCGAGACATGACTATAGCAATTCTTACTTGCACATTTAATCGTGCCGATAAACTTATAAGATGCTTCAATAGCCTTGAACAACAAACTGACCATGGCTTCTGTTGGTATATTATTGACGATGGATCGCATGACAATACCTTTGAAGTGGTCAACGATTTCAAAGAAATTTCGAGCTTTAGAATTGTATTCCATAAGCAAGCCACAAACAATGGCAAGCACTCATGCCTAAATATTGGGTATCAGCTAATCCAAGAGACCTGGACCCTGATACTCGATAGTGATGATATGCTGGCAAAAGACTGCATTGCTAAGTTAAAAGAAGCCGCAAGCACTAAAGACTTTCGAAGTGATTCAATATCATTTTTGCGCATGGATTATTTAAGTCGCAAAATAATCGGAACGATGAATATTGAAAATCATACTAACTATATTCAGAGACTAAACTCTCCGGTATCAGGCGATAAAGCTGGAATGCATCTAACAGCTAAAGCAAAAAAGTTTAGCTTTCCTGTCTTTCCCGGAGAAACATTTATGTCAGAGATGCCATTTTTCTTATGGTTTGGTACACGGTTTAAGACAAAGTTCATCAACTATCCTGGCTACATATGCGAATACCAAAGTGATGGCCTTAGCTCTAAGATAACCAATTCTAGGCATGCCTGTCCAAAGTCAACTAACTTTGTCTACTCATGTATCGCCAATACTAAAGAGATTTCTCTTCGTTCAAGATTAAAGGCATTGATAAATCTTGTAAGATTCAGTGACGATATCAGCAGTCTAAACTCATCAACTTTTCGAGCTATTGCATTATGTTTACTTCCTATTGCCAGGTATTATCGGAAATTCGAAAAACGGAGAATTGGGCTTGAATCTTAA
- a CDS encoding GDP-L-fucose synthase gives MTCLITPADRIYVAGHRGMAGSAICRALERAGYHQLLTASRAELDLLDGPAVEAWFAKHQPTVVVLAAAKVGGIQANSSYPADFLLENLKIQTHVIETGWRTGVRRLLFLGSSCIYPKFAEQPIREEALLTGALEPTNEWYVIAKIAGIKLCEALRIQHGFDAISLMPTNLYGPGDNYHPTNSHVLPALIRRFHEAAESNTPSVTCWGTGSPLREFVHVDDLGEACVFALEHWSPAPGELTYLNVGTGVDLSIRELAKAVATATGYQGAIEWDSSKPDGTPKKQLDVSRLAALGWLARIPLAEGLASTVALFRKELAQQLVRL, from the coding sequence ATGACCTGCCTCATCACCCCCGCCGATCGGATCTACGTGGCCGGCCACCGCGGTATGGCCGGCAGCGCCATCTGCCGCGCCCTCGAGCGCGCCGGCTACCACCAACTCCTCACCGCCAGCCGCGCTGAGCTCGACTTGCTCGATGGCCCTGCGGTGGAAGCCTGGTTCGCCAAACACCAACCCACGGTGGTGGTTCTCGCCGCAGCCAAGGTGGGCGGCATCCAGGCCAACAGCAGCTACCCGGCGGACTTCCTGCTGGAGAACCTCAAGATCCAGACCCATGTGATCGAAACGGGCTGGCGCACTGGGGTGCGGCGGCTGTTGTTTCTGGGCAGCAGCTGCATCTACCCGAAGTTCGCGGAGCAGCCGATCCGGGAAGAGGCGCTGCTCACCGGAGCGCTGGAGCCCACCAATGAGTGGTATGTGATCGCCAAGATCGCCGGGATCAAGCTGTGCGAGGCACTGCGCATTCAGCACGGCTTTGATGCGATCAGCCTCATGCCCACCAACCTCTATGGGCCGGGCGATAACTACCACCCCACCAACAGCCATGTGCTGCCGGCGCTGATCCGCCGCTTCCATGAGGCTGCGGAATCCAACACCCCGAGCGTGACCTGCTGGGGCACCGGCTCACCGCTGCGCGAGTTCGTTCATGTGGACGACCTCGGCGAAGCCTGCGTGTTTGCCCTGGAGCACTGGAGCCCAGCCCCGGGTGAGCTCACCTATCTGAATGTGGGCACCGGCGTGGACCTGAGCATCCGCGAGCTGGCGAAGGCGGTGGCCACCGCCACGGGCTACCAAGGCGCGATCGAATGGGATAGCAGCAAACCCGATGGCACCCCCAAGAAACAACTGGACGTGAGCCGCCTGGCGGCGTTGGGTTGGCTTGCCCGGATTCCTCTGGCGGAAGGCCTGGCGAGCACGGTGGCGCTGTTCCGCAAGGAGCTGGCGCAGCAGCTGGTGCGACTTTGA
- a CDS encoding TA system VapC family ribonuclease toxin has translation MSTAIDLPDLNVWLALASADHSHHQQAVHYWEKQAAEQVLFCTVTALGLVRLVCQPKLMGAAAMNATEASELLQAFCRQPGVSMARPEHDGFEVFHQLLRSKDLPTRLCTDAYLAALAMANGWRLVSFDRDFERFKGLQWLQPA, from the coding sequence GTGAGCACCGCCATTGATCTGCCGGATCTGAATGTTTGGCTGGCGCTGGCGAGCGCCGATCACAGCCACCACCAGCAGGCCGTGCACTATTGGGAGAAGCAGGCCGCCGAACAGGTGCTGTTCTGCACAGTGACGGCTCTTGGGCTGGTGCGTCTGGTGTGCCAGCCGAAACTGATGGGCGCAGCCGCGATGAACGCCACAGAAGCTTCGGAGCTGCTGCAGGCGTTCTGCCGGCAGCCTGGGGTGAGCATGGCGAGGCCGGAGCACGATGGCTTTGAGGTGTTTCACCAGCTGCTGCGCAGTAAGGATCTGCCCACCAGGCTCTGCACTGATGCCTACCTGGCGGCTCTGGCGATGGCCAATGGATGGAGGCTGGTGAGTTTTGATCGGGATTTCGAGCGTTTCAAGGGCCTGCAGTGGCTCCAACCTGCATGA
- the glmS gene encoding glutamine--fructose-6-phosphate transaminase (isomerizing), with amino-acid sequence MCGIVALVGSQEAAPLLLEGLRQLEYRGYDSAGIATVNGERQLSCLRAEGKLVNLTQRFEAQGAVGQCGIGHTRWATHGKPEERNAHPHLDSPGRVAVVQNGIIENYRTLREELQAEGVVFRSETDTEVIPHLLSRELGRLVAAGGKPSGALLLQAVQAVLPRLHGAYALAVVWAELPGALVVARKAAPLLIGLGEGEFLCASDTPALAGFTRTILPLEDGEVALLTPLGIELYDAAGDRVQRTPSLLSGTEHVADKRSFRHFMLKEIHEQPETAALWVARHLPESGGLVALPLDERVYEGVERIQILACGTSRHAAQVGAYLLEQLAGIPTSVFYASEFRYAPPPLGPNTLTIGVTQSGETADTLAALAMEQERRRAVADPAYAPRLLGITNRPESSLGRLVDQILDIGAGIEVVVAATKTFLGQLLAFYGLALAFAERRGGGATGHGPEQLRQLAAGLRALPAQLRELVDDHDRRCEQMAHLFADTQDVIFLGRGINYPIALEGALKLKEISYIHAEGYPAGEMKHGPIALLDARVPVVSIAVPGTVFDKVLSNAQEAKARDAQLIGVAPECADAELFDTLLPVPTVDELLSPLLTVIPMQLLSYHIAAHRGLDVDQPRNLAKSVTVE; translated from the coding sequence ATGTGCGGAATCGTCGCCCTCGTGGGCTCCCAGGAAGCGGCCCCCCTGCTGCTGGAGGGTTTGCGTCAGCTGGAATACCGCGGCTATGACTCGGCCGGCATCGCCACGGTGAACGGTGAGCGGCAGCTGAGCTGCCTGCGGGCAGAAGGGAAGTTGGTGAACCTCACCCAGCGATTTGAGGCCCAGGGCGCGGTGGGTCAATGCGGCATCGGCCACACCCGCTGGGCGACGCACGGCAAACCAGAAGAGCGCAACGCCCACCCGCACCTCGATAGCCCTGGCCGGGTGGCAGTGGTGCAGAACGGCATCATTGAGAACTACCGCACGCTCAGGGAAGAGCTGCAGGCAGAAGGGGTGGTGTTCCGCTCCGAGACGGATACCGAAGTGATCCCCCACCTGCTGAGCCGTGAGCTGGGCCGGCTGGTGGCGGCCGGTGGCAAGCCGAGCGGGGCACTGCTGCTGCAGGCGGTGCAGGCCGTGTTGCCGCGGTTGCATGGGGCCTATGCGCTGGCGGTGGTGTGGGCGGAGTTGCCTGGCGCCCTGGTGGTGGCCCGTAAGGCAGCACCGCTGTTGATCGGCCTGGGAGAAGGCGAATTCCTCTGCGCCAGCGACACCCCTGCCCTGGCGGGATTCACGCGCACGATTCTGCCGCTGGAAGACGGCGAAGTGGCACTGCTCACCCCCCTGGGGATCGAGCTCTATGACGCTGCCGGTGATCGGGTGCAGCGCACACCGAGCCTGCTGAGCGGCACTGAGCACGTGGCGGACAAGCGCAGCTTCCGCCACTTCATGCTGAAGGAGATCCACGAGCAACCGGAAACGGCGGCGCTGTGGGTGGCGCGGCATTTGCCCGAGAGCGGTGGCCTCGTGGCGCTGCCCCTCGACGAGCGGGTTTACGAGGGTGTGGAGCGGATCCAGATCCTGGCCTGCGGCACCAGCCGCCATGCGGCGCAGGTGGGGGCGTATCTGCTGGAGCAGCTCGCCGGGATTCCCACGAGCGTGTTTTACGCCAGTGAATTCCGCTATGCGCCGCCGCCGCTGGGGCCGAACACGCTCACGATCGGCGTGACTCAATCGGGCGAAACGGCCGACACGCTGGCGGCGCTGGCGATGGAGCAGGAGCGGCGCCGCGCCGTAGCCGATCCGGCCTATGCGCCGCGGCTGCTCGGGATCACCAACCGCCCGGAGAGCTCCCTGGGCCGACTGGTGGATCAGATCCTCGACATCGGTGCTGGCATCGAGGTGGTGGTGGCTGCGACGAAAACGTTCCTGGGGCAGCTGCTGGCGTTTTACGGATTGGCGCTGGCCTTTGCTGAACGCCGCGGAGGCGGTGCCACGGGCCACGGGCCCGAGCAGCTCCGCCAGCTGGCGGCTGGCCTGCGGGCCCTACCGGCACAGCTGCGGGAACTGGTGGATGACCATGACCGCCGCTGTGAGCAGATGGCGCACCTGTTTGCCGACACGCAAGACGTGATCTTCCTGGGGCGCGGCATCAACTATCCGATCGCGCTTGAGGGTGCCTTGAAGCTCAAGGAGATCAGCTACATCCACGCCGAGGGCTATCCGGCAGGTGAGATGAAGCACGGCCCGATTGCGCTGCTGGATGCGCGGGTGCCGGTGGTGTCGATCGCGGTGCCGGGCACGGTGTTCGACAAGGTGCTCAGCAATGCCCAGGAGGCCAAGGCTCGCGATGCACAGCTGATCGGCGTGGCGCCGGAGTGCGCCGATGCGGAGCTGTTCGACACGCTGCTGCCGGTTCCGACAGTGGATGAGCTGCTCAGCCCACTGCTAACGGTGATTCCGATGCAGCTGCTGAGCTATCACATCGCCGCCCACCGGGGGCTGGATGTGGATCAGCCGCGGAACCTGGCGAAGAGCGTCACCGTGGAGTGA
- a CDS encoding type II toxin-antitoxin system HicB family antitoxin, translated as MTDARKTMNPAESHGTHQPVGPTFTYSRESDGRFWGYLNSYSDHWTQGDDLEYLKEQFLDLYREFAKDDLPGIRRMDQLVVA; from the coding sequence TTGACCGACGCAAGAAAAACGATGAACCCGGCCGAGAGTCACGGCACCCATCAGCCCGTTGGTCCAACCTTTACTTACTCGCGTGAATCAGATGGTCGTTTTTGGGGATATCTGAATAGCTATTCCGACCACTGGACTCAGGGTGATGATCTGGAATACCTGAAGGAGCAGTTTCTTGATCTCTATCGCGAGTTTGCAAAAGATGATCTTCCTGGCATTCGCAGAATGGATCAGCTTGTGGTCGCTTGA
- a CDS encoding glycosyltransferase: MSDTITLSNTMNILYLITGMGLGGAEKCVADLADQFTQRGHNVHVIYMTGRLLTKPHSAAIKIYSLEMSRNPYSIMRAILRYCIICHKAKPTVIHSHMYHANIFSRLTRFLVPKVKLINTAHSCNEGGALRMLAYNLTNCLCDTFTIVSQAAKQSFVEKKAASNNQLIVVPNFIIQTYTKRNIQKRDKVNFLTAGTNNSAKDYPTLLRSIQILRELGVTNVHFTIVGTEVKKLLNLAQQLTITDMVSLEGYCNDLKDLMAKSDAYVSSSWFEGMPLAVGEAMSAGLPVVVTNAGGTSEWGMEDNWIVPIGRPNDLAQKILQFISLDIESVQQISDKNRITISNLFSEAAILPQWLSLYK, encoded by the coding sequence ATGAGCGATACTATTACTTTAAGTAACACTATGAATATACTTTATCTAATCACTGGAATGGGTTTAGGCGGCGCTGAAAAATGTGTAGCAGATTTGGCAGATCAATTTACCCAAAGAGGCCACAATGTACATGTCATATACATGACAGGAAGACTATTAACAAAGCCACATTCAGCAGCAATCAAAATATATTCACTTGAAATGAGTAGAAATCCCTACTCAATTATGAGAGCCATCCTGAGATACTGTATTATTTGCCACAAAGCCAAGCCGACAGTAATCCATTCACATATGTACCATGCTAATATATTTTCACGGCTTACAAGATTCTTGGTTCCTAAGGTCAAACTGATCAATACTGCACACAGCTGTAACGAGGGCGGCGCTCTAAGGATGCTTGCGTATAATCTCACAAACTGTCTGTGTGACACTTTTACAATTGTTAGCCAAGCTGCTAAACAGTCATTTGTTGAAAAAAAAGCCGCCAGTAATAACCAGCTGATTGTAGTGCCAAATTTCATTATTCAGACATATACAAAAAGAAACATACAAAAAAGGGACAAAGTGAATTTCCTGACAGCCGGAACTAACAATAGTGCTAAAGACTACCCTACGCTGCTTAGGTCTATTCAGATTCTTCGTGAGTTAGGCGTCACCAATGTCCATTTTACAATAGTAGGTACAGAAGTCAAAAAACTTCTGAATCTAGCTCAACAATTGACTATCACAGACATGGTGTCTTTGGAGGGGTATTGTAATGATCTGAAAGATTTGATGGCTAAATCAGATGCATATGTCTCTTCTTCTTGGTTTGAGGGCATGCCGTTAGCCGTGGGGGAAGCAATGTCAGCTGGGCTCCCAGTAGTAGTGACAAATGCAGGAGGGACGTCCGAGTGGGGAATGGAGGATAACTGGATTGTACCCATAGGGAGACCAAATGATCTAGCCCAAAAGATCTTACAATTTATCAGTCTTGATATAGAATCCGTCCAACAGATCTCAGACAAGAACAGAATTACGATTTCAAATCTCTTTTCCGAAGCTGCTATACTCCCTCAGTGGTTAAGTCTATATAAATGA
- a CDS encoding type II toxin-antitoxin system HicA family toxin — protein MEQAGCVLLRHGGRHYIFHQPRTRRTQPVPRH, from the coding sequence TTGGAGCAAGCAGGCTGCGTTCTGCTGCGCCACGGTGGGCGCCATTACATTTTTCATCAGCCTCGAACTCGTCGGACACAACCAGTTCCCAGGCACTGA
- the galE gene encoding UDP-glucose 4-epimerase GalE, protein MYKILITGGAGFIGSHTCLVLLEAGHSLVVLDNYANSSPEALRRVMQLAGPGAEGRLQVIEGDIRRSADLERAFAAGASTGAGLDAVIHFAGLKAVGESVAEPLRYWDVNVSGSQHLLAAMAAHGCRTLVFSSSATLYGYPETVPIPESAPIQPINPYGYTKAAVEQMLRDVAASEPGWRIASLRYFNPVGAHPSGRIGEDPNGIPNNLFPFISQVAVGRREQVQVFGGDWPTTDGSGVRDYIHVMDLAEGHLAALKALLSGGDQLLQLNLGSGQGHSVLEVIEAFARACGHAIPYVITQRRSGDAAITVADPTEAKQQLGWQTRRNLDDMCKDGWHWQHANPNGYTSVRTSY, encoded by the coding sequence ATGTACAAAATCCTGATTACGGGCGGCGCAGGCTTCATCGGCAGTCACACCTGCCTGGTGCTGCTGGAGGCAGGCCATTCGCTGGTGGTGCTCGACAACTACGCCAACAGCTCCCCGGAAGCGCTGCGACGCGTGATGCAGCTGGCGGGACCAGGGGCCGAGGGCCGCCTGCAGGTGATCGAAGGCGACATCCGCCGCAGCGCCGATCTGGAACGGGCCTTTGCCGCGGGTGCCTCTACAGGAGCCGGACTAGACGCGGTGATTCACTTCGCTGGCCTCAAAGCCGTGGGGGAATCGGTGGCCGAACCGCTTCGCTACTGGGATGTGAATGTGAGTGGCAGCCAACACCTACTGGCGGCCATGGCCGCCCACGGCTGCCGCACGCTGGTGTTCAGCAGCAGCGCCACCCTTTACGGCTACCCCGAGACGGTGCCCATCCCTGAAAGCGCACCGATCCAACCGATCAATCCCTACGGCTACACCAAAGCAGCGGTAGAGCAGATGCTCCGTGATGTCGCCGCCAGCGAGCCGGGTTGGCGCATCGCCTCCCTGCGTTACTTCAACCCGGTAGGAGCCCATCCCAGTGGCCGCATCGGCGAAGACCCCAACGGCATTCCCAACAACCTCTTCCCCTTCATCAGCCAGGTGGCCGTGGGCCGGCGCGAGCAGGTGCAGGTGTTCGGTGGCGACTGGCCCACCACCGATGGCAGCGGTGTTCGCGATTACATCCATGTGATGGATCTGGCGGAAGGCCACCTAGCCGCCCTGAAGGCCTTGCTGAGCGGCGGCGATCAGCTGCTGCAGCTCAATCTCGGCAGCGGGCAGGGTCACTCGGTGCTGGAGGTGATCGAGGCCTTTGCCCGTGCCTGCGGCCATGCCATCCCTTACGTGATCACACAACGGCGCAGCGGTGATGCCGCGATCACCGTGGCCGACCCCACTGAAGCCAAACAACAGCTGGGCTGGCAAACCAGGCGCAACCTCGACGACATGTGCAAAGACGGTTGGCACTGGCAACATGCCAATCCGAACGGCTACACCTCCGTTAGAACCTCCTACTGA
- a CDS encoding bifunctional 2-polyprenyl-6-hydroxyphenol methylase/3-demethylubiquinol 3-O-methyltransferase UbiG, producing the protein MPDRIDTILSHVPHNARVLDIGCIGNPSHHLVDKKRWLFHRLSLITNDLVGIDTNQDWVKKAHQAGYTNILLEDAQNYRSPVPFDVITAGELIEHLPNPADFISAASACLSPNGLLIISTPNIFSLNYSLKGLLGIPNNFHSEHLVAFDEQLIRAMLHRCAFTDVSIEYATERDISSMKNYFLTQVAKIRPRWSGNLVAVARKG; encoded by the coding sequence ATGCCTGACAGAATTGACACCATTCTTTCACATGTTCCACACAATGCTCGTGTTCTAGACATCGGTTGTATCGGCAACCCCTCACATCATCTTGTTGATAAGAAGCGGTGGTTGTTCCATCGTCTCTCACTAATAACCAATGATCTTGTTGGAATTGATACCAACCAAGACTGGGTGAAAAAGGCACATCAAGCTGGTTACACTAATATCTTGCTTGAAGACGCCCAAAACTATAGATCCCCTGTTCCCTTTGACGTAATAACTGCAGGAGAGCTGATTGAGCACCTTCCCAATCCAGCTGACTTTATTTCTGCTGCTTCTGCATGCTTAAGTCCCAATGGATTATTAATTATCTCAACTCCTAATATCTTCTCGTTAAACTACTCACTTAAGGGACTTTTAGGGATTCCTAATAATTTCCACTCAGAGCACCTTGTTGCATTTGATGAGCAGCTGATTAGAGCGATGTTACATCGATGTGCTTTTACAGATGTTTCAATTGAGTATGCTACTGAACGTGATATCTCCAGTATGAAAAACTACTTTCTGACGCAAGTAGCCAAAATTAGGCCGCGCTGGTCAGGCAATCTAGTTGCTGTCGCAAGAAAAGGCTAA